caacattttgtttttattttagtgtTTTAAACACAATGTTTTTACACTCATCCTGTTTGGTGGGGAATTATGCTGTAGTTCTCCATATTTACAAAAGTTTTGAATAAACACTTCAGcctgtaactttttttttcttaaaatatctttttagatttctgtattaaccctttcgttactgtattaattttgagatgctctgtgtttctttcaattactttaaatataacaaagaatttagtaaaataacttagttatcattcagctagtgttagaaacataaattgtgactaaggtttggtggaagattttaattcaaaacttatgaaaacaagacatttgtattacagagccagaggtggtttcaaccaggttgatatcaaaagggttaagaattgtttctctattatatattttaacccttctgttaccatatttctgttgagatgctctgtgtttctttcatttacttcaaatataacaaagaatttcgtaaaataacttagttatcattcagctagtgttagaaacataaattgtgactaaggtttggtggaagattttaattcagaacttttgaaaacaaaacatttgtactcagagccagagccagtttcagccgggttggtaacgaaagggataCACATACgttgttcatgttattttttgTGTTATTGCTATTCGTGTTTGTATGGTTGTTATTTAATACGGGGCTGCCTGATTGTATCAGATTATTGTTTAAGACCGGAAGCTTATTATAAAAACTTATTATAATTTCTAGCATCGGATGGAAGTTCCATCAAAAGTAAAATAaccaaaatttaattaattaaggatTTGCTGTAACTGTGATAAGACACTaaccggaaaaaaaaaaaaggtgctcagttttgaatattttatctCACAACAAACTTTGATGCTAGTGTGGCCAATTTGGCATTTTCAATGCTAGATCTAGCATTTTTGTAAAGCCTTTAGCAGGAGAATTTTGAATTTAGCTTTTAGCAGGAAAAATATCAGTTTCAAAAATTAATTCAACAATTTTTCTCTCATCATGATATTTCCACAATAGTtacccttttttcttctctttttatctttttctactcctgtttttcttcctttttttttttgtcataagtATTTTACAGCCAAATTTTAGTAGTATCAGTTGAATGTTTTCTTTCACTTTCGTGATACTTCAAATAAAAGGTTATCAAGTACTTTCCTTTTCAGACCTGGCCAGGTGCAGAGGTGGGTAAGAGTCAACAATGATGTTTTCCAAAAATTAAAAGAGGAAGTCCCATCACTATTtctatttagatgtgtgtgtgtgtgtgtgtgtgttcgtgtgtgtgtgtgtgtgtgtgtgcaagtcttCATAGTTGGCAATCTCCCACACTTGTGCTGAATGCCTTCTCAGAAACATAGAATTTTCAGTATCCAACACATATAAATGGTTCACTCACTCTTCAACTAGACAAAGAGCCTAAGAGCAGATTTACTTTGCTATGAGCGATAAGGTGTCCTTGAAGATTGTAGATTCTTGTGCAGCATGGTGGCTGTCAATAGAACCAGCTGTATGTAGAATTTTAAGCCACTGGTTTGAATTTCCAACTCACTGCCAAACTACAAATTCGAAAGAGTGTTTCACAGCACaaatgctacacacacatatttcttttaaGTCAAGGAAAGAGGGTAGTGTTTGTGCTTGTAATGTTGATAAATTAACGAAAATGGAACAGAAACAAAATCATCTTATATCTAACaggcagtattgcccggcgttgctcggatttgtaagggaaataactatataagcatttttagagatggaaagtataatagccatctcaatatggctaaccacaaaggggtgtggtgttactgtagctttttacgttctgagatttagtaatgaatttttagagagttacttcccttatatatgccaaaaatgcattaaaaatgggaaaaattgatggtaaattttttctaaaatcgtagactcatcgtagacgcgcgctaatacccagaagggctcgatatgaatcacgactataagatacccggttttggttaaactgcaccgcaaaatgtgggagtagttaggaatctaaatcgtaggagacagacacatatatataaagatttggaaattattccatttttcattttaaaaaaccaaaaattaattaacagaataaataaataaaacttaaacaTAAAATACTAAGAATTGTTTGTcaaacaggaagaaaagaaagattgtAGTTTAAATGCCTTGGGAGGTTACTTCATTGTGCTCTCTGGGCAGGATACACAAGTCAGCCCATCCTACATTGGTTGACTTTGATAAGCAAACAGAGGATTTAACTACATGGCTGCCTGACCTCTGAGAAATAGTAGACAAATATACTTCAAAAGTACATGTTAACATGTTGTATTGTATGTGATGTAGCAGGGTTTAAATTTGGCATTGCAGACAGtaacccaacaacaacaaaacgacaAAAGTATTTCTTTGCTCACTCTTCATATCTGAAAACTCAATTATGTTTAAAGTTTGACCAGGTTTTGAATTTCTTAgaaattgtttatttctttgtctctcaaTGATATTTTATTGTTCCTTAAGCTTCCTAAGAAAACAAAGGTGATTTTTTTATACTCAATGTAAATGTAGACATTGAATAGACAGAATACAGAATTCGGCATCactttaatgtcctcttttctcTGCTTGTATGGACTGGACAAAGTTTACAGAGGTAAAAAAGGTTACGTGtacaaggaggaggagagagtgttGGGGAAAACGGTAAACGAAAGACTAAAGAGGACTAAAATCAGCTAATGAgcatggaagcactctgtcggttacgacgatgagggttccggttgatccgaatcaacggaacggcctgctcgtgaaattaacgtgtaagtggctgagcactccacagacacgtgcacccttaacatagttctcggggatattcagcatgactcagagagtgacaaggccggccccttgaaatacaggtacaacagaaacaggaagtaaaagtgagagaaagttgtggtgaaagagtacagcagggatcaccaccatcccctgccggagcctcgtggagccttaggtgttttcgctcaataaacactcacaacgcccggtctgggaatcgaaaccgcgatcctatgaccgtgagtccgctgccctaaccactgggccattgcgcctccgctgatgagtatataaaatgcaaaaagcATTACACAAGCTCTTTAAGAAACAGCTATACTTTGTTTTGAGtaactttaaaaaagaaagtCAGTTTGAGAAGGCATGATGGCTgcatggtaaggagcttgcttcccaaccacaaggttacaggttcagtcctaatgtatggcaccttgggcaagtgtcttctgctatagcctcgggccaaccaaaatcaTACAACTGTTCCTTGGTTTACATGGTTCCACTTTGATGTGGTTCtgattgctttattttatttactttatgtaTACAGAAACACCATTTTGTTCTCCCCTcagtttattttcctttctgcTTCACTTTTTCAATGGATAGGCAACACACTAACGCAATAATTAAGTTAGATTTATGGGTTTTTTTAATGCTTCGTTAAACACTACTGCATTTGAATAAATACAATTTCATATGTCAAATGAGAAACAGACTAAATTGATTCCGCTGAAAATGAAAAGATTAAATCAAGtttaagagagaaagagttaaaCAGCTTGtcagtgtttttgttttcttttattaatattattaaaaacataCTCTCCTCAAACAGTTTTCATTTGCATGGGAACTTGCAAAATCAAGGGACAACTGTATATAacttacataaattatatataggaTGATTTAATAATCAAGATGTAATGGGTTATGGTGATGCACTTATTGATGAGTCAACTTATTGATTTGGCTTACTCGGAGTGTATATCTACTCCACACATTGTCTTTCAGAATTACATTGTTTTATTCACTTTTAACAGCCTTTTCACTAACTTCCCATAGTCTTTTGGCTCCATCCTCATTTAGTCCATTGCTATTAAGGTCTTCTTGCCTGCAATCTGAATAATAATATCCGgattcattttgtaatttttcagaCAGAATACAATACAAAGTTGTCTGTACTCCTTGTGCGGGAGTTTTAAAACATAAtctgaaaatgaaatcaaaatatctTAAAAATTGTGGCACTGAGTGTCGCATGATGTCTGTAAGAACAATTCCTGGATTAACACAATAAACATTAACCCCACTGCCTTCTAATCTCTTGGATAATTCACGACAAAACCAGACATTTGCAAGTTTGCTAGATTTGTAAGCTTCAGTGCGACTATAATTTATCTTGCAGTTAATATCATCAAAGTTTATCCGAGCGTCTTTGTACATAAAACTGGACAGAACTACAATTCTTGATGGAGCAGACTTTTTTAGCAAATCCAGAAGCAATGTTGTTAATAGAAAATGTCCCAAGTGGTTTACTCCAAAATGCATTTCAAATCCATCTTCTGTACATGATGAAGGACAACGAAAAACTCCGGCATTATTGACTAAAATATCTAAACGTGGTTCCTCCTCATTTATCCTTGCACAAAATTTACGAATAGACTTGAATGAAGACAGATCTAATTCACGTACGACAACCTCATTTTTACCAGAATCTTTTGTAGCATCACGTATTTCTTTTGCGGCTTCATCAGCCTTTTCTAGATTTCTGCAAGCCATAATCACCCTGGCATTTCTTTTTGTACAGTCTAAAGCTGTTTCTTTTCCAAGTCCTGTATTTGCTCCAGTAATAAGTACAGTTTTACCATCCAAAGATTCAGAAAAGTGATGCATTTTGACACAATGGCACATCggctgtaaaataagaaaaaagaaaaggaaattagaAACATATTCCGTTTGTAACATTGTCATAAGAGGCAGAAGAGTTTGAGAAATAATCAACGATACCTAATCTCTGACAATAATATGTCAAAGGTTAAGATAATTAAGTCACCCCAACTTACTCCAGTTATgaaatcaaacaaataaaaggagCCTCTATGCTAAGGATAGCATCTAAATCAGCCTCAAATTACAGCCTGATTTCTTGCAAAAAGGAAAGATGCATATTGGATAATGGGATCCTAGATATAATATTCTTGAAAACAAGATGATAGCTACAAATGGAATGTGTTTGATGATAGGTCTCCTTGATAGGGACTAATACgaggccaaacaacaacaacttatgTAATACCTTAAATATCCTAAAGGTTTTCCCAATGGTCAGCTGTTGGATTATTTTATGTTGTTGTGTAGATAAGTAACTGCCTTCTTGAGTTTAATCTATCAACATTCTGTATGACCAGCTAAATCAATGGTTTCcaaccccacctttttttttagtACCTGGACTCCCTTGAAATCTTGAAATTTTCTGTGGGCCTCTAGACATTATTAGCAGAAAAAGCATTTCAGTTTTAAAATGAATGGTTAGTGGCAGAAAcaggtcattaaaaaaaaacttttaaatctTTAATAAAAGTACAATTTGCAattatttatcaaataataatgaaatttaaaataattgttttaattagttttattatcataaaatttatttctatgaatatttaaaaattaataatttgtaatgaaaatttttgaacaaaaatgtacaataaataaatattaagaaaattcttTCAAGAAGGTAATCTGTTTTCTATCGTTAATGTAATAAACTCCACAAAAATATTAGTGTCTATTATCTTCACATTTATTCTCCAGTATTCtatttaagaaaacataaaatattatgcAAGTTCAATAAAACAACCGTTTgtaattcattcattattttcctcATATAATACACATAACAAATAACTTGTATTGACAGCCAGAAAATTAAAAACTTCTAAATGAAaattattgctttttttaatacaaaaataaaatccgTTAGCaaagtaaaaaagagaatatatatatgtatggctgcaccagactccaatctgagctgtagaaactctgtcagatcagattggagcctggtgcagccatctggttcgccagacctcagtcaaatcgtccaacccatgctagcatgggaagtggacgttaaacaatgatgatgatgataatatatatatatatttcgtttttggatttggtttgctagattctttatatgagtttgtgtgttgaagcatattctgttgtgtctgggcactaaaagagaatgactctccccagacacaacagtatatatatatatatatatattatatatatat
This DNA window, taken from Octopus sinensis linkage group LG4, ASM634580v1, whole genome shotgun sequence, encodes the following:
- the LOC115210827 gene encoding retinol dehydrogenase 14-like; the encoded protein is MCHCVKMHHFSESLDGKTVLITGANTGLGKETALDCTKRNARVIMACRNLEKADEAAKEIRDATKDSGKNEVVVRELDLSSFKSIRKFCARINEEEPRLDILVNNAGVFRCPSSCTEDGFEMHFGVNHLGHFLLTTLLLDLLKKSAPSRIVVLSSFMYKDARINFDDINCKINYSRTEAYKSSKLANVWFCRELSKRLEGSGVNVYCVNPGIVLTDIMRHSVPQFLRYFDFIFRLCFKTPAQGVQTTLYCILSEKLQNESGYYYSDCRQEDLNSNGLNEDGAKRLWEVSEKAVKSE